The window GACGCTGACCTGCCGGCCAAACTTGGGGAAAAACAGGCCAAGATCGTCAAGAAAGATACAAAGGATTTTAAGAAAGGGAATGGTACCGGTCCCTTTGTGCTGAAATCGTTTGAGCCGGGCGTGAAATCGACCCACGCGCGGAACAAAGATTACTGGCGTGATCGTCCTTACCTGGATGAGGTGGAAATCACTGCGATTACCGATCCCATTGCCCGTGTAAATGCGCTGATTGCCGGTGACGTACAACTCATTACCGCGGTTGACGCCAAGAGTATCCGGTTGGTCGAGCAAGCTCAGGGTGTTCATATCAGTTCAACACCAACAGCTACTTACGGCGGCATCTGCTGTCTCAAAAACACAATGCCCGGCAAGGACGATGATTTTGTCAAGGGCATGCAGTACATTCAGGATCGCGAGCGTATTGTACGGTCCATTCTCAAGGGGCATGGCATGGTAGGCAATGACCAGCCGATTTCACCGGCATTTGGAAAGGACCATTGCCATGAATTACCGCAACGCGAATATGATCCTGATAAGGCAAAGTGGCACCTCAACAAGGCCGGGATATCCACGGCTGAACTCTACACCGCTCCGATCATTCCGGGTCTTGAGGAAATGTGTCTCCTGATGCAGGCTAATCTGAAGAAGATCGGATTCGATCTCAAGATCAAGAGAATGCCCACTGATGGATATTGGGGCTCGGTCTGGATGAAGGAACCCATGAACGTGGTTACCTGGAACATGCGCCCCACAGCCAACGCCATGCTGGCACTTCAGTTTGCACCCGGAGGCGCGTGGAACGACACTTTCTGGAATAACGAGCGGGTTGGAGAACTGCTGAAACTCTCTCTGGCTGAGACAGATCCCGTGAAACGTCATGGGATGTATTGTGAGATGCAAACACTGGTGCACAACGGCAGTGGAATGGTAATACCATATCACGTGAATAGCATCGACGGTATCAACGATAAGATTCACGGTATTCCAAAACAGCCACTGGGCTTCCTAGGCGGATGCGAATGGCCTGAGTTCGCCTGGATAGAAGCGTAGGATTGACCGGTAATCAGTAATTATAAAGGCCTGCATGAGTGTATCATGCAGACCTTTTCTTTTTTCATAATCACTCGAATATTTAACCAATTCCTATGAGGCTGTACTGAGAATGCTGCGAAGGGCCATTCTGCGTCGGATTATAATCGGGATTGTAACTCTGTTCGTGGTATCAGTCATGATATTCGTTGGTACCAGTGTGCTCCCGGGGGACGTTGCTGAGATTATCCTTGGGCAGATGGCCACTCCGGATTCTCTGGCAGCCCTGCGTCACGACCTTGGCCTGGACCAACCTGCCTACATACGGTATTTCCTCTGGCTGGGCGATCTGGTGACCGGGGATCTTGGGATATCCAAGGCAGGTGCCGGTTTTGGTACGGTTGGTACGGCGATTTCCACCATGATCAGTAGCCGCTTAATGAATACGTTCCGCTTGGCTGGTATGGTAGCGCTGATCGCAATTCCATTATCATTAACTCTGGGACTTGCTGCAGCAATGTATCCCGGGACACGGTTGGATCGTATTATCACCTTTTCTACACTCAGCCTGATTTCATTACCGGAATTTCTTGTGGCCACCTTTCTGGTGCTCATACTGGCCGTTCAGTTGGGCTGGCTGCCTTCGATCGCCTATATGAGCGGGAATGAGACCGGCCTGCAATTATTGCGGGTCCTGGCCTTGCCGACCCTAACCCTGGTTATTGTAGTATCCGCTCAGATTGTCCGCATGACCCGGGCAACAGTGCTCAATGTATTGAGTTCCCCCTATATCGAAATGGCTATTCTCAAAGGCATGCCCAGGAAACGCATCATTTTACGACATGCACTGTTAAATGCCATTGGTCCCATCGTAAACGTCATTGCACTTAATCTGGCCTGGCTCATCAGTGGAGTGGTTATTGTCGAAACGGTTTTCGCCTATCCCGGACTGGCGAAATTGATGATCGACGGCGTACAGACCAGGGATCTTCCTTTGGTCCAGGCTTGTGCCATGATTTTTTGCACAACCTATGTTGTTTTAATCTTTATCGCGGATATGGTTTCAATTCTGTCGAATCCTCGGCTGCGCCATCCCAGGTAGAAGGCAGCAGGCATGTCGGATATAGACGAAAAAAACGAGCAGTTCGAGGAGCTCTTCGACGCGCCGCCAAGACGCAGCATGAAATTTTCCTGGAGCGGCAAACTCGGAATCAGTGTAGTCGCCTTCTGGATAATCATTGCATTAATCGGCCCCTACATCTCCCCATATCATGAGGCAGACATTCTGGATGAAGCCCTTTTTATCGAACCGGGGAGTGATGACATGTATCCAGCGACTGATTCTCTGAACCCCAGCAAGGTCACCTTTCTCGGAACCGACTATCTGGGCCGGGACATATTATCACGTATCCTGTTCGGTGCCAGGACAACCATAGGCATTTCCCTTGCCGCCACAATTCTGGCCTACTGTATTGGTGTGACCCTGGGTATCGCCGCGGCGGTTGGCGGAGAATCGCTCGACATGATACTCAGCCGCATAAATGATGCCTTCCTATCCATACCGACTATAATGCTGGGCCTTATTGTGATTGCCGCCGTCGGCAGTACCATCCCGATTTTAATTGTGCTTACCGGCTTCATTTATGCCACCAGTGTCTTCCGGATCGCCCGCGCATTAGGTCAGGAAGTTAAGGTAAGTGATTTTGTTGAAGCTGCCAAGGTGCGAGGTGAAGGTTTGAGGTGGATTATTACCCGTGAAATTCTACCCAACATTATCATGCCGCTTGCCACCGATTTTGGGCTGCGGTTTGTCTGGATAATCCTTTTTATTTCCAGTCTGAGTTTTCTTGGACTTGGTGTCCAGCCACCTATGTCGGACTGGGGCAGTATGGTTAAGGAAAATCTTGCAGGCTTGCCCTACGGTTCCATTGCTCCTTTAGTACCGGCTTTGGCCATTGCCACTCTTACCATATCGATAAACATGATCGTAGACGATGTTTCCGCTCATTCCGGCGGAAAACTGGCAAAAAGAATGATCTGATGTCCGCGCTTCTGGAAGTAGACCTGCTAAAAATCGACGCTCGAAAAGACGATGGTAGTTTTTTGCCTATTGTAAAAGGTGTGAGTTTTAATGTTGAGCGCGGTGAAGTGGTTGCCCTGATTGGCGAGTCCGGGTCGGGGAAAACCACAATTGCGCTTTCCGCATTAGGATATACCAAGCCTGGGCTTGTATTTGCTGGAGGTGAGGTCAGACTCAACGGCCGGGATGTTATTTCCATGCCGGACGATGAAAAACGGAGCATTCGAGGAAAAAACGTGGCATACTTGGCGCAGAGCGCCGCCGCCGCCTTTAATCCGGCGCTGACCATTGGAGAACAGGTGACTGAATCAGCCGTGATTCAAGGCCAGATGAGCCATGAGGAAGCAAACCAGCGTGCCGAATCACTTTATCGCGCCCTGGAATTGCCCGATCCTGACCGGCTGGGAAGACGTTATCCGCACCAGGTTTCCGGCGGACAACTGCAAAGACTTATGGCCGCCATGGCACTTTGCGGTAAACCTGATCTTTTGTTGTTGGATGAGCCTACCACGGCACTGGATGTTACCACTCAGATCGAGGTTTTAAAGGCGTTTAAGGCCGTGATCGAGCAGGAAGGATCAGCCGCGGTGTACGTGACACACGATCTCTCGGTTGTCGCACAGATCGCCGACCACATTGTTGTTCTCTACGCTGGAAAAGTCCAGGAGCGAGGAACAACCGAACAGATCGTCAACCAACCGAGGCACAGTTATACCCGGCACCTGATGGCCGCAGTCCGGCCTCCGCCTGCCGCGGGACAAGGTGACGATCTCGATAACGGTTATAAGCGAGATGTTCCCGCCCTGGAAGTAAGAGATATAACCACGGGGTACGGTAAAAGGACAGGTCGGAGGGCTCTGCCCATGGTTCTGCGTGATGTAAATGTGACTATCGAACGCGGGCACACCGTGGGTGTTATTGGAGAGTCCGGATGCGGTAAGTCTACTCTGGCCAGGGTCATGTCAGGGCTGCTTCCAGCAAAAATGGGTGTAGTGTTGCTGAACGGCGAACCACTCGAGCCCGATCTCAGGAATCGCACTCGGGAACAACTTCAGAAAGTACAGTTTG of the Deltaproteobacteria bacterium genome contains:
- a CDS encoding ABC transporter permease, which gives rise to MLRRAILRRIIIGIVTLFVVSVMIFVGTSVLPGDVAEIILGQMATPDSLAALRHDLGLDQPAYIRYFLWLGDLVTGDLGISKAGAGFGTVGTAISTMISSRLMNTFRLAGMVALIAIPLSLTLGLAAAMYPGTRLDRIITFSTLSLISLPEFLVATFLVLILAVQLGWLPSIAYMSGNETGLQLLRVLALPTLTLVIVVSAQIVRMTRATVLNVLSSPYIEMAILKGMPRKRIILRHALLNAIGPIVNVIALNLAWLISGVVIVETVFAYPGLAKLMIDGVQTRDLPLVQACAMIFCTTYVVLIFIADMVSILSNPRLRHPR
- a CDS encoding ABC transporter substrate-binding protein yields the protein MGKRKKIHAAIPELKNELAKGNLSRRDFIRNATLLGVSAAAASQMAGFMLPKKVFAATPRKGGFVRMAAEMHGPDDQMDPIVATSTIDYTRMHVVYNGLVQILDNMSLHPELAGEWSVNKSATEYTFKIRKGVHFHDGSPMTGHDVVWSMRRHLGKDSPSVIKALMASVDEWKLVDTYTVKAILNSPDADLPAKLGEKQAKIVKKDTKDFKKGNGTGPFVLKSFEPGVKSTHARNKDYWRDRPYLDEVEITAITDPIARVNALIAGDVQLITAVDAKSIRLVEQAQGVHISSTPTATYGGICCLKNTMPGKDDDFVKGMQYIQDRERIVRSILKGHGMVGNDQPISPAFGKDHCHELPQREYDPDKAKWHLNKAGISTAELYTAPIIPGLEEMCLLMQANLKKIGFDLKIKRMPTDGYWGSVWMKEPMNVVTWNMRPTANAMLALQFAPGGAWNDTFWNNERVGELLKLSLAETDPVKRHGMYCEMQTLVHNGSGMVIPYHVNSIDGINDKIHGIPKQPLGFLGGCEWPEFAWIEA
- a CDS encoding ABC transporter permease produces the protein MKFSWSGKLGISVVAFWIIIALIGPYISPYHEADILDEALFIEPGSDDMYPATDSLNPSKVTFLGTDYLGRDILSRILFGARTTIGISLAATILAYCIGVTLGIAAAVGGESLDMILSRINDAFLSIPTIMLGLIVIAAVGSTIPILIVLTGFIYATSVFRIARALGQEVKVSDFVEAAKVRGEGLRWIITREILPNIIMPLATDFGLRFVWIILFISSLSFLGLGVQPPMSDWGSMVKENLAGLPYGSIAPLVPALAIATLTISINMIVDDVSAHSGGKLAKRMI
- a CDS encoding ABC transporter ATP-binding protein, translating into MSALLEVDLLKIDARKDDGSFLPIVKGVSFNVERGEVVALIGESGSGKTTIALSALGYTKPGLVFAGGEVRLNGRDVISMPDDEKRSIRGKNVAYLAQSAAAAFNPALTIGEQVTESAVIQGQMSHEEANQRAESLYRALELPDPDRLGRRYPHQVSGGQLQRLMAAMALCGKPDLLLLDEPTTALDVTTQIEVLKAFKAVIEQEGSAAVYVTHDLSVVAQIADHIVVLYAGKVQERGTTEQIVNQPRHSYTRHLMAAVRPPPAAGQGDDLDNGYKRDVPALEVRDITTGYGKRTGRRALPMVLRDVNVTIERGHTVGVIGESGCGKSTLARVMSGLLPAKMGVVLLNGEPLEPDLRNRTREQLQKVQFVFQMADTALNPRQRIDNVLGRPLSFYLGMHGNEKRQRIGELLSMVELSPELAGRYPEELSGGQKQRVNLARALAASPEVLLCDEIISSLDTIVGANIIELLKRLRQDTGVSFVFISHDLSTVASFADEIIVLYAGRVVEQGPTDLVLSPPYHPYTRLLISSVPELRVGWLEEAMETQEAQAGIDRVVTLTEIGCPFFDRCPRAIDGTCDRVDPPIRDIGDGHTIECHRSSEEFVR